The Streptomyces sp. Alt3 genome has a segment encoding these proteins:
- a CDS encoding RNA polymerase sigma factor SigF: protein MSTEQGSSKVLTLTKSVPAPAVLTSSPEAIDTRTLSRSLFLRLAALGPASGPDGTDSPERAYVRDTLIELNLPLVRYAAARFRSRNEPMEDIVQVGTIGLIKAIDRFDCERGVEFPTFAMPTVVGEIKRFFRDTSWSVRVPRRLQELRLALTKTSDELAQKLDRSPTVPELAKALGVSEEDVVDGLAVGNAYTASSLDSPSPEDDGGEGSLADRLGYEDAALEGVEYRESLKPLLAKLAPRERQIIMLRFFANMTQSQIGEEVGISQMHVSRLLTRTLTQLREGLIAD, encoded by the coding sequence ATGTCCACAGAACAGGGCAGCTCGAAGGTGCTCACGCTCACGAAGAGCGTGCCGGCACCTGCCGTGCTCACCAGCTCGCCGGAAGCCATCGACACCCGCACCCTGTCCCGCTCCCTGTTCCTGCGGCTCGCCGCGCTGGGCCCCGCCTCGGGTCCCGACGGAACGGACAGCCCTGAGCGGGCCTATGTGCGGGACACACTCATCGAGCTCAACCTCCCGCTGGTGCGGTACGCGGCGGCACGGTTCCGGAGCCGCAACGAACCGATGGAGGACATCGTCCAGGTCGGGACGATCGGCCTGATCAAGGCGATCGACCGCTTCGACTGCGAACGGGGCGTGGAATTCCCCACGTTCGCGATGCCGACCGTCGTGGGGGAGATCAAACGCTTCTTCCGCGACACCTCGTGGTCCGTGCGGGTACCGCGCCGGCTCCAGGAGCTGCGGCTCGCCCTCACCAAGACCAGCGACGAGCTCGCCCAGAAGCTCGACCGTTCGCCGACGGTGCCGGAGCTGGCCAAGGCGCTCGGGGTCTCCGAGGAGGACGTGGTCGACGGCCTGGCCGTGGGCAACGCCTACACGGCCTCCTCGCTGGACTCCCCGTCCCCCGAGGACGACGGCGGCGAGGGCTCGCTGGCCGACCGCCTGGGATACGAGGACGCGGCGCTGGAAGGCGTGGAGTACCGCGAGTCCCTGAAGCCGCTGCTGGCCAAGCTCGCCCCGCGGGAGCGTCAGATCATCATGCTGCGCTTCTTCGCCAACATGACGCAGTCGCAGATCGGCGAGGAGGTCGGCATCTCGCAGATGCACGTCTCCCGGCTGCTGACCCGGACGCTCACCCAGCTCAGGGAGGGGCTCATCGCCGACTGA
- a CDS encoding MarR family winged helix-turn-helix transcriptional regulator translates to MAARSQYEELARQLSAVGAVKRGLVRILPAECPGGTAGVLTLLAKYGEMRITRLAELLAVNMSVTSRHVTHAVENGWIERFQDPADKRSRILRLTPAGEELLAELTRRTTEMFAHNLIDWSDEEVGQLNTLLSRLRDSFSCRGSGGCTPGKHSGDCRTGHVDHSHTRTPV, encoded by the coding sequence GTGGCAGCACGGAGCCAGTACGAAGAACTGGCCCGGCAGCTCAGCGCCGTCGGAGCCGTCAAACGGGGGCTCGTCCGCATCCTGCCCGCCGAGTGCCCCGGTGGCACCGCCGGCGTGCTGACGCTGCTGGCCAAGTACGGCGAGATGCGGATCACTCGGCTCGCCGAACTCCTGGCCGTGAACATGTCGGTGACCAGCCGTCATGTGACACACGCGGTGGAGAACGGCTGGATCGAACGGTTCCAGGACCCGGCGGACAAGCGGTCCCGCATCCTGCGGCTGACCCCCGCGGGCGAGGAGCTGCTCGCCGAGCTGACCCGGCGGACCACGGAGATGTTCGCCCACAACCTCATCGACTGGTCCGACGAAGAAGTCGGACAGCTCAACACGTTGTTGTCCCGGCTGCGCGACAGCTTCTCCTGCCGCGGCTCCGGAGGCTGCACCCCCGGAAAGCACAGCGGCGACTGCCGCACCGGGCACGTCGACCATTCGCACACCCGTACACCTGTGTAA
- a CDS encoding PPOX class F420-dependent oxidoreductase has product MAPNIATNTAVELGELLDFVRPRHRAILLTTRADGRPQGSPLTCGVDDAGRIVVSTYPERAKTRNAKRDERVSVIVLSDDWNGPWVQIDGSAEVIDSPDSVEPLVEYFRNISGEHPDWDEYRAAMLKQGKSIIRITPERWSPVATGGFPAHLAGGS; this is encoded by the coding sequence ATGGCACCCAACATCGCGACCAACACCGCCGTGGAGCTCGGGGAGCTCCTGGACTTCGTGCGGCCCAGGCACCGGGCGATCCTGCTGACCACCCGGGCCGACGGCCGCCCCCAGGGCTCCCCGCTCACCTGCGGCGTCGACGACGCCGGACGCATCGTCGTCTCGACCTACCCCGAACGGGCCAAGACCCGGAACGCGAAGCGGGACGAGCGGGTCAGCGTGATCGTCCTGTCGGACGACTGGAACGGCCCGTGGGTCCAGATCGACGGCTCGGCCGAGGTGATCGACTCACCGGACTCGGTCGAGCCGCTCGTCGAGTACTTCCGCAACATCTCCGGGGAACACCCCGACTGGGACGAGTACCGGGCGGCGATGCTCAAGCAGGGGAAGTCCATCATCCGGATCACCCCGGAGCGCTGGAGCCCGGTCGCCACCGGCGGCTTCCCCGCTCACCTGGCCGGCGGCAGCTGA
- a CDS encoding YceI family protein, translated as MGLRAQVRTRDGWAVQHAVVTVTDMTGTQVLRAAADENGAVRTDDLLQAGAYTVIVTAVGYAPAASTALVTASGRVEAGTVVLARQGGVELPPPGTWSLDPVHSSVAAVAQHLGISSVHGRFTEFGGRIEIAEDVQHSRVEAFISSTSIDTGNGMRDKHLRSADFLDVEVFPEITYRSRALTPAGPDRWTVHGVLTMHGIARDIDLDLSYLGTGPDPWGGVRAAFHATAELRRDDFAMNYNQVLQAGISAIGTTLRVELDIQAVQGDSVPG; from the coding sequence ATGGGACTTCGCGCACAGGTACGCACGCGGGACGGCTGGGCGGTCCAGCACGCCGTCGTGACGGTGACCGACATGACGGGCACCCAGGTGCTCCGTGCCGCCGCCGACGAGAACGGGGCCGTCCGCACCGACGATCTCCTCCAGGCCGGCGCGTACACGGTGATCGTCACTGCGGTGGGCTACGCACCCGCCGCGTCCACCGCACTCGTCACGGCCAGCGGCCGGGTCGAGGCCGGGACCGTCGTCCTGGCCCGGCAGGGCGGCGTGGAGCTGCCGCCTCCGGGCACCTGGTCGCTGGACCCGGTGCACTCCTCGGTGGCCGCGGTCGCCCAGCACCTGGGGATCTCCAGCGTGCACGGCCGGTTCACCGAGTTCGGCGGCCGCATCGAGATCGCCGAGGACGTCCAGCACTCCCGGGTGGAGGCGTTCATCTCCTCCACCAGCATCGACACGGGCAACGGCATGCGGGACAAGCACCTGCGCTCGGCGGACTTCCTGGACGTGGAGGTCTTCCCGGAGATCACCTACCGGTCCCGTGCGCTGACCCCCGCGGGACCCGACCGCTGGACGGTCCACGGCGTGCTCACCATGCACGGCATCGCACGGGACATCGACCTCGACCTCAGCTACCTGGGCACCGGCCCCGACCCGTGGGGCGGCGTACGCGCGGCCTTCCACGCCACTGCCGAGCTGCGCCGCGACGACTTCGCCATGAACTACAACCAGGTCCTGCAGGCGGGGATCTCCGCGATCGGCACGACCCTCCGGGTGGAGCTCGACATCCAGGCGGTCCAGGGCGACTCCGTCCCCGGATAG
- a CDS encoding TetR/AcrR family transcriptional regulator, translated as MGSAADRVKNPSRVSVWLDRRTPSRTRKADQPAGLDRDRITAASVRLLDADGLAKFSMRRLAADLDVTAMSLYWYVDTKDDLLELALDTVFGEIPATAEDLGWHDRLRELATNYRRMLVRHPWVSTLIGSFLNIGPHSMLFSYAVQDVIRATGLPLANRTGAMSAVFQFVYGFGTIEGHFVQRTVEADLSQDEYFRQVMGTIRADPEIARAMEPSENLMEARGGDTVEEMRERDFVFALDLLIAGIEAMCDRAARRA; from the coding sequence ATGGGGTCCGCGGCAGACCGTGTGAAGAACCCTTCCCGGGTCAGTGTGTGGCTGGACCGGCGCACACCCTCGCGGACACGCAAGGCGGACCAGCCGGCCGGTCTCGACCGGGACAGGATCACGGCGGCGAGCGTCCGGCTCCTGGACGCCGACGGCCTGGCGAAGTTCTCCATGCGCCGCCTCGCCGCCGATCTCGATGTCACGGCGATGTCCCTGTACTGGTACGTCGACACCAAGGACGACCTGCTCGAACTCGCCCTGGACACGGTCTTCGGCGAGATCCCGGCCACGGCGGAGGACCTCGGCTGGCACGACCGGCTGCGCGAACTGGCCACGAACTACCGGCGGATGCTGGTGCGCCACCCGTGGGTGTCGACGCTGATCGGCAGCTTCCTGAACATCGGGCCGCACTCGATGCTGTTCTCGTACGCGGTCCAGGACGTCATCCGGGCCACCGGACTGCCCCTGGCGAACCGGACCGGAGCGATGTCGGCCGTCTTCCAGTTCGTCTACGGGTTCGGCACCATCGAGGGGCACTTCGTGCAGCGCACGGTGGAGGCGGACCTCAGCCAGGACGAGTACTTCCGGCAGGTGATGGGCACGATCCGCGCGGACCCCGAGATCGCACGGGCCATGGAGCCTTCGGAGAACCTGATGGAGGCGCGCGGCGGGGACACGGTGGAGGAGATGCGCGAGCGGGACTTCGTGTTCGCGCTGGACCTCCTGATCGCGGGCATCGAAGCGATGTGCGACCGCGCCGCCCGCCGGGCGTGA
- a CDS encoding MFS transporter: MATTTPSGVRGGHAKHGAVEAPSGAPMTHRQIMEALTGLLLGMFVAILSSTVVSNALPEIISDLGGGQSAYTWVVTASLLAMTATTPLWGKLADLFSKKLLVQIALLIYVGGSIVAGLSTSSGMLIICRVVQGIGVGGLSALAQIVMAAMISPRERGRYSGYLGAVFAVATVGGPLLGGVITDTSWMGWRWCFYVGVPFAIIALIVLQKTLKLPVVKREGVKIDWSGAFFISAAVSLLLLWVTFAGDKYDWISWQTWTMLGGTVVLAALFLLIESKAREPIIPLRLFRNRTITLASAASLFVGIGMFAGTVFFSQYFQLARDKSPTMSGVMTIPMIAGLFLSSTVSGQIITKTGRWKAWLVSGGFLLTAGLGFLGTIRYDTEYWHIAIFMFVMGLGIGMMMQNLVLATQNQVAPADLGAASSVVTFFRSLGGAIGVSALGAVLGNRVTHYVKDGLADLGPEGAAFGHGGTGGGGIPDLDKLPAPFRTVMEVAYGHGVADVFLYAAPAALVAFVLTLFIKEVALKTRAGNDNAPAEVSAATESVEATAGTALIAGGTAGVTSVDTAEETAATGPTTVQGTPVRGVVRGAEGAPVARAAVTLISLGGRQLGRSVAQADGGYVLDAPASGSYVLIASADGFQPQASTVVVGDEPLAFDILLAGTSGLSGTVRTDEGNAPVQGAMVLVTDVRGDVLATGVSGEAGEFTFGELIPGSVTVAVTAAGYRPLALPVEVGGQGVTRVDVALRSGALVQGVVRASSKPAPLNDARVTLIDAAGNVVATSTTGEDGAYAFTDLDAGEYSVIATGYPPVAGSLTVNGSGVDGHDIELAHPGE; encoded by the coding sequence ATGGCTACGACCACACCATCCGGTGTGCGGGGCGGCCACGCCAAGCACGGGGCTGTCGAAGCCCCGTCGGGCGCGCCGATGACACACCGGCAGATCATGGAAGCACTGACCGGGCTGCTGCTCGGCATGTTCGTCGCGATCCTGTCGTCGACGGTCGTCTCCAACGCCCTGCCCGAGATCATTTCCGACCTCGGCGGCGGCCAGAGCGCCTACACCTGGGTCGTCACGGCCTCGCTGCTGGCCATGACCGCCACCACCCCGCTGTGGGGCAAGCTCGCGGACCTGTTCAGCAAGAAGCTGCTGGTCCAGATCGCCCTGCTGATCTACGTGGGCGGCTCCATAGTCGCCGGCCTGTCGACCAGCAGCGGCATGCTCATCATCTGCCGCGTGGTCCAGGGCATCGGCGTCGGCGGACTCTCCGCCCTCGCCCAGATCGTGATGGCCGCGATGATCTCCCCGCGCGAGCGCGGGCGCTACAGCGGCTACCTCGGCGCGGTCTTCGCCGTCGCCACCGTCGGCGGCCCGCTGCTCGGCGGTGTCATCACCGACACCAGCTGGATGGGCTGGCGCTGGTGCTTCTACGTGGGTGTGCCGTTCGCGATCATCGCCCTGATCGTGCTCCAGAAGACCCTGAAGCTCCCCGTGGTCAAGCGCGAGGGAGTCAAGATCGACTGGTCGGGCGCGTTCTTCATCAGCGCCGCGGTCTCGCTGCTGCTGCTCTGGGTGACCTTCGCGGGCGACAAGTACGACTGGATCTCCTGGCAGACCTGGACGATGCTCGGCGGCACCGTCGTCCTCGCCGCGCTGTTCCTGCTGATCGAGTCCAAGGCTCGCGAGCCGATCATCCCGCTGCGCCTCTTCCGTAACCGCACCATCACGCTGGCCTCCGCGGCCTCGCTGTTCGTCGGCATCGGGATGTTCGCGGGCACCGTCTTCTTCAGCCAGTACTTCCAGCTGGCGCGGGACAAGTCGCCGACGATGTCCGGCGTCATGACCATCCCGATGATCGCCGGACTGTTCCTGTCCTCGACCGTGTCGGGCCAGATCATCACCAAGACGGGCCGCTGGAAGGCCTGGCTCGTCTCCGGTGGCTTCCTGCTCACCGCGGGTCTCGGGTTCCTGGGCACCATCCGGTACGACACCGAGTACTGGCACATCGCGATCTTCATGTTCGTCATGGGCCTCGGCATCGGCATGATGATGCAGAACCTGGTGCTCGCCACGCAGAACCAGGTGGCTCCCGCCGACCTGGGCGCGGCCAGCTCCGTCGTGACGTTCTTCCGTTCCCTCGGTGGTGCGATCGGCGTCTCGGCGCTGGGCGCCGTCCTGGGCAACCGCGTCACCCACTACGTCAAGGACGGCCTCGCCGACCTCGGCCCCGAGGGCGCGGCCTTCGGCCACGGCGGTACGGGCGGCGGGGGCATCCCCGACCTGGACAAGCTCCCCGCTCCGTTCCGCACGGTCATGGAGGTCGCCTACGGCCACGGTGTCGCCGACGTCTTCCTGTACGCGGCGCCCGCCGCGCTGGTCGCGTTCGTCCTGACCCTCTTCATCAAGGAGGTCGCCCTGAAGACGAGGGCCGGCAACGACAACGCCCCGGCCGAGGTGTCCGCCGCGACCGAGTCCGTCGAGGCCACCGCCGGTACCGCCCTGATCGCAGGCGGAACGGCCGGGGTCACCTCGGTCGACACCGCGGAGGAGACGGCGGCCACCGGCCCCACGACCGTTCAGGGCACGCCCGTACGCGGTGTGGTGCGGGGCGCCGAGGGCGCACCCGTCGCCCGTGCGGCCGTCACACTGATCTCGCTGGGCGGCCGGCAGCTGGGGCGCTCCGTGGCCCAGGCCGACGGCGGCTACGTGCTGGACGCCCCTGCCTCCGGCAGCTACGTCCTGATCGCCTCCGCCGACGGCTTCCAGCCGCAGGCGTCCACCGTGGTCGTCGGCGACGAGCCGCTGGCCTTCGACATCCTGCTCGCCGGTACGAGCGGTCTCTCCGGGACCGTACGCACCGACGAGGGCAACGCCCCTGTCCAGGGCGCCATGGTCCTGGTGACCGACGTGCGCGGCGACGTGCTGGCCACGGGTGTCTCCGGCGAGGCCGGCGAGTTCACCTTCGGTGAGCTGATCCCCGGCTCGGTGACCGTCGCCGTCACGGCCGCGGGCTACCGTCCGCTGGCACTGCCGGTGGAGGTCGGCGGCCAGGGTGTCACCCGGGTCGACGTGGCCCTGCGCTCCGGTGCGCTGGTCCAGGGTGTCGTCAGGGCCAGCTCGAAGCCGGCACCGCTGAACGACGCCCGGGTCACGCTGATCGACGCGGCCGGCAACGTGGTCGCCACGTCGACGACCGGGGAGGACGGCGCCTACGCCTTCACCGACCTGGACGCCGGTGAGTACTCCGTGATCGCGACCGGCTACCCGCCGGTGGCCGGCTCGCTGACCGTGAACGGCAGCGGGGTCGACGGTCACGACATCGAGCTCGCCCACCCGGGCGAGTAG
- a CDS encoding NAD(P)-dependent oxidoreductase — protein MKPPRPDALASARLLTSPSVGPAVVRELERITGRPAGPAHATGPFLYVGDTLPEALRTPELLWFHSVNAGTDALLAAGPWPQGALLTRTVGRMGERIAQYTLAWVLAECQSVPEHVAQHARSEWRRLPSGLAAGRTAVIHGTGHIGSAVAALLRACSVRTVGVSRTTPVVPPAGFDRVVTAGSQEETAALADARWVVSTLPLTGATEGFFDDARFKAMRGATFVNVGRGATVDMAALEAALRSGAVGRTVLDVLPEEPAGPGDRAWRLPRTVITSHSAGITADEDVVADFEACWDAVAERRTPALAVDTRRGY, from the coding sequence GTGAAGCCGCCCCGCCCGGACGCACTCGCGAGTGCCCGGCTGCTGACCTCCCCGTCCGTGGGACCCGCCGTGGTCCGTGAGCTGGAACGGATCACCGGGCGACCGGCCGGGCCCGCCCACGCCACCGGGCCCTTCCTGTACGTGGGGGACACGCTGCCCGAGGCGCTGCGGACGCCGGAGCTGCTGTGGTTCCACAGCGTCAACGCGGGCACGGACGCCCTGCTCGCCGCCGGGCCCTGGCCCCAAGGCGCCCTGCTGACCCGGACCGTGGGCCGGATGGGCGAGCGGATCGCCCAGTACACGCTGGCCTGGGTGCTCGCCGAGTGCCAGTCGGTCCCGGAGCACGTGGCACAGCACGCACGCTCCGAGTGGCGCCGGCTGCCGTCCGGACTCGCCGCCGGGCGGACCGCCGTCATCCACGGCACCGGGCACATCGGTTCCGCGGTCGCGGCCCTGCTGCGGGCCTGCTCGGTGCGCACGGTGGGCGTGTCACGCACCACCCCCGTGGTCCCGCCCGCGGGCTTCGACCGGGTCGTCACGGCAGGCTCGCAGGAGGAGACCGCGGCGCTGGCGGACGCCCGGTGGGTGGTGTCCACCCTCCCTCTGACCGGCGCGACGGAGGGCTTCTTCGACGACGCCAGATTCAAGGCGATGCGGGGCGCCACCTTCGTCAACGTGGGCCGGGGCGCGACCGTCGACATGGCCGCGCTGGAGGCCGCACTGCGCAGCGGGGCGGTGGGCCGGACCGTCCTCGACGTACTGCCGGAGGAACCCGCCGGCCCCGGGGACCGCGCCTGGCGGCTGCCGCGCACGGTGATCACCTCGCACTCGGCCGGTATCACGGCCGACGAGGACGTGGTCGCCGACTTCGAGGCGTGCTGGGACGCGGTCGCAGAGCGGCGTACGCCCGCACTGGCCGTGGACACCCGACGCGGTTACTGA